A part of Oncorhynchus masou masou isolate Uvic2021 chromosome 30, UVic_Omas_1.1, whole genome shotgun sequence genomic DNA contains:
- the LOC135522477 gene encoding dual specificity protein kinase Ttk-like isoform X1, whose product MLEEHTDRQHQLAMLCQKLDRIKTRYLIEDETDNINQAIGSNSPETCLAYLMDLEKKGDPHLDPSHLTKLTDFYTRVFSTMPLGKHCKNESYARMLVRFAELNVIQDTNGAEDNFNVATTHCQDFAFVHIAHAQFELSQGNTKKSTWILQRAIELSAKPNDLLEAAMQNLTLGKAELLFSEDKENVPVSTYNTHGSATWFGDLQLSSIFSSGTMEPRNGPQEDKVPAWRSGSQRKRAVGMAGRESSRLQAISEMDDDSDGRQVKMEALISSSLSRQTSGSSAMLSLSSAKKRVEDGDFLNLKTPIITPEPRPWKDMGTVDSTTTLLHRQDRRDDTRMEDTTDNINQIIGSNSPEACRMYLTKLEKRGNPQTDTNLLLKLKDSYSRVFSRLPLGMYSNSESYAKMLVRYAELKGIDDPDDARDNFIVARSNCKSFAFVHIAHAQFEVAQGQVTKGTSILQKALQVNAKPTELIETAMQKLKAGNYQFLPAEDRESLPEPLSHGSLSLSNYGREREPEIPTRLPLSQTQPKPSSMELSSGWKIPAHVSRVVSPEEKITPPDCTPIPRLVDSLPTLSLPLPSRLNPPVACQMPNYKDTRANSYFTPGVKRNSPNAGPLSAAHKAGPAQQQPCTPLSQVSYAQQTHQSSAAALSNESIVIKGKRFLVLKMIGRGGSSKVYQVLDQRNQLFAVKYVNLEEADAQTVESYKNEIEHLNRLQQYSDQIIKLYDYEITNSYIYMLMECGNLDLSTWLRNRKTVNPLERKLYWKNMLEAVQTIHKQGIVHSDLKPANFVIVNASLKLIDFGIASRIQPDVTSIMKDSQVGTLNYMPPEAIKDTSSQPGKASSKISTKGDVWSLGCIMYCMTYGKTPFQTITNQITKLHAIIDPTHEMEFPDIAEKDLLDVLKRCLVRNPRERISIAELLEHPYLKLQSQQQSPVPAPPDNNDLKRILNELAALQSPNSIARAANNLAKMCNSGRKLDAAGCVKSSSHLNWKM is encoded by the exons ATGTTGGAGGagcatacagacagacagcaccaacTTGCCATGTTATGTCAGAAGCTCGACCGAATTAAAACAAGATATCTAATCGAAG ATGAAACTGATAATATCAACCAGGCCATTGGCTCAAATTCCCCTGAAACGTGTCTCGCATATCTGATGGACTTGGAGAAGAAAGGAGACCCTCACTTGGATCCTAGTCATCTCACAAAGCTTACAGACTTCTATACCCGTGTATTCTCAACTATGCCACTGGGAAAACACTGCAAAAATGAGAGCTATGCCAGAATGCTGGTCAGATTTGCAGAGCTGAATGT AATCCAAGACACCAATGGGGCAGAGGACAACTTCAATGTTGCGACTACACACTGCCAGGATTTTGCTTTTGTCCACATTGCACACGCTCAGTTTGAACTGTCTCAAG GCAACACAAAGAAAAGTACTTGGATACTTCAGAGGGCCATTGAACTGAGTGCCAAACCCAACGACCTGCTGGAGGCTGCTATGCAGAACTTGACTTTGGGCAAAGCAGAACTTCTTTTCTCTGAGGATAAGGAAAATGTACCAG TCTCAACTTATAATACACATGGTTCTGCGACATGGTTCGGCGACTTGCAGCTTTCCAGTATTTTTTCTTCGGG AACAATGGAACCACGGAATGGACCCCAAGAGGACAAGGTTCCAGCTTGGAGGTCTGGTTCTCAACGAAAGAGAGCCGTTGGCATG gcagggagagagagcagtagactacaggcaatctCAGAAATGGATGATGACAGTGATGGAAGACAAGTGAAGATGGAGGCTCTCATCTCAAGTAGCTTGTCCAG GCAAACTTCTGGTTCAAGTGCGATGTTATCCTTGTCCTCGGCCAAAAAGCGTGTTGAAGATGGGGATTTCCTCAATCTAAAG ACACCTATCATTACCCCTGAGCCACGCCCATGGAAGGACATGGGAACTGTGGACTCCACCACTACACTGCTGCACAGGCAAGATAGGAGAGATGACACCAGGATGGAAG ATACCACTGACAATATAAACCAGATAATTGGTTCCAACTCCCCTGAGGCTTGCCGGATGTATCTGACCAAGCTGGAGAAGAGGGGCAATCCTCAGACAGACACCAACCTTCTCCTGAAGCTGAAGGACAGCTATTCCAGAGTCTTTTCCAGACTGCCATTGGGAATGTACAGCAACAGTGAGAGCTATGCCAAGATGCTGGTCCGATATGCTGAACTCAAAGG CATTGATGATCCAGATGATGCTCGGGACAACTTCATCGTTGCGAGATCCAACTGCAAAAGCTTTGCCTTTGTGCACATAGCACATGCTCAGTTTGAGGTTGCTCAAG GTCAGGTCACGAAAGGCACGTCAATACTACAGAAAGCCCTCCAGGTGAACGCAAAGCCCACTGAACTAATTGAGACTGCAATGCAGAAACTAAAAGCTGGGAATTACCAGTTTCTCCCCgcagaagacagagagagtctCCCAG AGCCACTGTCTCATGGGTCATTGAGTCTGTCAAACTATGGTAGAGAGAGGGAGCCGGAGATTCCCACCCGTTTACCTCTGAGCCAGACCCAGCCCAAACCCTCTAGCATGGAGTTGTCTTCAGGGTGGAAAATACCAGCCCATGTAAGCAGAGTCGTGTCTCCAGAG GAGAAGATCACCCCTCCTGATTGCACGCCCATTCCACGTCTGGTGGACTCTCTACCCACCCTGTCACTTCCTCTCCCGTCCAGACTCAACCCACCCGTCGCCTGCCAGATGCCCAACTACAAAGACACCAGGGCCAACAG TTACTTTACCCCCGGGGTCAAGAGGAACTCCCCAAATGCGGGTCCTCTTTCAGCAGCCCATAAAGCCGGCCCTGCCCAGCAGCAGCCGTGCACCCCCCTCAGCCAGGTGTCCTATGCCCAACAGACCCACCAG AGTTCTGCCGCTGCTCTCTCAAACGAGTCCATTGTGATAAAGGGCAAACGGTTCCTCGTCCTGAAGATGATTGGCCGAGGTGGATCCAGTAAG GTGTACCAGGTTCTGGACCAACGTAATCAGCTGTTTGCTGTGAAGTATGTGAACCTGGAGGAGGCCGATGCCCAGACAGTGGAGAGCTACAAGAACGAGATAGAGCATCTCAATCGCCTGCAGCAGTACAGTGATCAGATCATCAAGCTGTATGATTA TGAAATAACCAACAGCTACATCTACATGCTGATGGAATGTGGTAACCTGGACCTCAGCACTTGGCTACGCAACCGTAAAACTGTCAACCCGCTGGAGAGGAAGTTATACTGGAAGAATATGCTGGAGGCAGTCCAGACCATCCACAAACAGG gTATTGTCCATAGTGACTTGAAGCCAGCCAATTTTGTGATTGTGAATGCCTCGCTGAAATTGATCGACTTTGGCATTGCAAGCCGCATCCAGCCTGATGTGACAAGCATTATGAAAGATTCTCAG GTTGGGACCTTGAACTACATGCCCCCTGAAGCCATCAAAGACACTTCATCCCAGCCAGGGAAGGCAAGCTCTAAG ATTAGTACTAAAGGTGATGTGTGGTCCCTTGGTTGCATCATGTATTGCATGACCTATGGGAAGACTCCATTCCAGACCATCACCAACCAGATCACCAAGCTACACGCCATCATTGACCCGACCCATGAGATGGAGTTCCCTGACATTGCAGAGAAGGATCTGCTGGATGTGTTGAAG AGGTGCTTGGTACGAAACCCAAGAGAGCGGATTTCCATCGCGGAGCTGCTGGAGCATCCATACCTAAAGCTTCAGTCTCAGCAACAGTCACCTGTGCCAG CACCTCCTGACAATAATGATCTGAAGAGGATCCTCAACGAGCTCGCTGCCTTACAGTCTCCCAACAGCATTGCCAGGGCTGCTAAT AATTTGGCGAAAATGTGCAACAGTGGTCGGAAACTGGACGCTGCAGGGTGTGTAAAGTCATCCAGCCATCTCAACTGGAAGATGTAG
- the LOC135522477 gene encoding dual specificity protein kinase Ttk-like isoform X2 — MLEEHTDRQHQLAMLCQKLDRIKTRYLIEDETDNINQAIGSNSPETCLAYLMDLEKKGDPHLDPSHLTKLTDFYTRVFSTMPLGKHCKNESYARMLVRFAELNVIQDTNGAEDNFNVATTHCQDFAFVHIAHAQFELSQGNTKKSTWILQRAIELSAKPNDLLEAAMQNLTLGKAELLFSEDKENVPVSTYNTHGSATWFGDLQLSSIFSSGTMEPRNGPQEDKVPAWRSGSQRKRAVGMAGRESSRLQAISEMDDDSDGRQVKMEALISSSLSRQTSGSSAMLSLSSAKKRVEDGDFLNLKTPIITPEPRPWKDMGTVDSTTTLLHRQDRRDDTRMEDTTDNINQIIGSNSPEACRMYLTKLEKRGNPQTDTNLLLKLKDSYSRVFSRLPLGMYSNSESYAKMLVRYAELKGIDDPDDARDNFIVARSNCKSFAFVHIAHAQFEVAQGQVTKGTSILQKALQVNAKPTELIETAMQKLKAGNYQFLPAEDRESLPEPLSHGSLSLSNYGREREPEIPTRLPLSQTQPKPSSMELSSGWKIPAHEKITPPDCTPIPRLVDSLPTLSLPLPSRLNPPVACQMPNYKDTRANSYFTPGVKRNSPNAGPLSAAHKAGPAQQQPCTPLSQVSYAQQTHQSSAAALSNESIVIKGKRFLVLKMIGRGGSSKVYQVLDQRNQLFAVKYVNLEEADAQTVESYKNEIEHLNRLQQYSDQIIKLYDYEITNSYIYMLMECGNLDLSTWLRNRKTVNPLERKLYWKNMLEAVQTIHKQGIVHSDLKPANFVIVNASLKLIDFGIASRIQPDVTSIMKDSQVGTLNYMPPEAIKDTSSQPGKASSKISTKGDVWSLGCIMYCMTYGKTPFQTITNQITKLHAIIDPTHEMEFPDIAEKDLLDVLKRCLVRNPRERISIAELLEHPYLKLQSQQQSPVPAPPDNNDLKRILNELAALQSPNSIARAANNLAKMCNSGRKLDAAGCVKSSSHLNWKM; from the exons ATGTTGGAGGagcatacagacagacagcaccaacTTGCCATGTTATGTCAGAAGCTCGACCGAATTAAAACAAGATATCTAATCGAAG ATGAAACTGATAATATCAACCAGGCCATTGGCTCAAATTCCCCTGAAACGTGTCTCGCATATCTGATGGACTTGGAGAAGAAAGGAGACCCTCACTTGGATCCTAGTCATCTCACAAAGCTTACAGACTTCTATACCCGTGTATTCTCAACTATGCCACTGGGAAAACACTGCAAAAATGAGAGCTATGCCAGAATGCTGGTCAGATTTGCAGAGCTGAATGT AATCCAAGACACCAATGGGGCAGAGGACAACTTCAATGTTGCGACTACACACTGCCAGGATTTTGCTTTTGTCCACATTGCACACGCTCAGTTTGAACTGTCTCAAG GCAACACAAAGAAAAGTACTTGGATACTTCAGAGGGCCATTGAACTGAGTGCCAAACCCAACGACCTGCTGGAGGCTGCTATGCAGAACTTGACTTTGGGCAAAGCAGAACTTCTTTTCTCTGAGGATAAGGAAAATGTACCAG TCTCAACTTATAATACACATGGTTCTGCGACATGGTTCGGCGACTTGCAGCTTTCCAGTATTTTTTCTTCGGG AACAATGGAACCACGGAATGGACCCCAAGAGGACAAGGTTCCAGCTTGGAGGTCTGGTTCTCAACGAAAGAGAGCCGTTGGCATG gcagggagagagagcagtagactacaggcaatctCAGAAATGGATGATGACAGTGATGGAAGACAAGTGAAGATGGAGGCTCTCATCTCAAGTAGCTTGTCCAG GCAAACTTCTGGTTCAAGTGCGATGTTATCCTTGTCCTCGGCCAAAAAGCGTGTTGAAGATGGGGATTTCCTCAATCTAAAG ACACCTATCATTACCCCTGAGCCACGCCCATGGAAGGACATGGGAACTGTGGACTCCACCACTACACTGCTGCACAGGCAAGATAGGAGAGATGACACCAGGATGGAAG ATACCACTGACAATATAAACCAGATAATTGGTTCCAACTCCCCTGAGGCTTGCCGGATGTATCTGACCAAGCTGGAGAAGAGGGGCAATCCTCAGACAGACACCAACCTTCTCCTGAAGCTGAAGGACAGCTATTCCAGAGTCTTTTCCAGACTGCCATTGGGAATGTACAGCAACAGTGAGAGCTATGCCAAGATGCTGGTCCGATATGCTGAACTCAAAGG CATTGATGATCCAGATGATGCTCGGGACAACTTCATCGTTGCGAGATCCAACTGCAAAAGCTTTGCCTTTGTGCACATAGCACATGCTCAGTTTGAGGTTGCTCAAG GTCAGGTCACGAAAGGCACGTCAATACTACAGAAAGCCCTCCAGGTGAACGCAAAGCCCACTGAACTAATTGAGACTGCAATGCAGAAACTAAAAGCTGGGAATTACCAGTTTCTCCCCgcagaagacagagagagtctCCCAG AGCCACTGTCTCATGGGTCATTGAGTCTGTCAAACTATGGTAGAGAGAGGGAGCCGGAGATTCCCACCCGTTTACCTCTGAGCCAGACCCAGCCCAAACCCTCTAGCATGGAGTTGTCTTCAGGGTGGAAAATACCAGCCCAT GAGAAGATCACCCCTCCTGATTGCACGCCCATTCCACGTCTGGTGGACTCTCTACCCACCCTGTCACTTCCTCTCCCGTCCAGACTCAACCCACCCGTCGCCTGCCAGATGCCCAACTACAAAGACACCAGGGCCAACAG TTACTTTACCCCCGGGGTCAAGAGGAACTCCCCAAATGCGGGTCCTCTTTCAGCAGCCCATAAAGCCGGCCCTGCCCAGCAGCAGCCGTGCACCCCCCTCAGCCAGGTGTCCTATGCCCAACAGACCCACCAG AGTTCTGCCGCTGCTCTCTCAAACGAGTCCATTGTGATAAAGGGCAAACGGTTCCTCGTCCTGAAGATGATTGGCCGAGGTGGATCCAGTAAG GTGTACCAGGTTCTGGACCAACGTAATCAGCTGTTTGCTGTGAAGTATGTGAACCTGGAGGAGGCCGATGCCCAGACAGTGGAGAGCTACAAGAACGAGATAGAGCATCTCAATCGCCTGCAGCAGTACAGTGATCAGATCATCAAGCTGTATGATTA TGAAATAACCAACAGCTACATCTACATGCTGATGGAATGTGGTAACCTGGACCTCAGCACTTGGCTACGCAACCGTAAAACTGTCAACCCGCTGGAGAGGAAGTTATACTGGAAGAATATGCTGGAGGCAGTCCAGACCATCCACAAACAGG gTATTGTCCATAGTGACTTGAAGCCAGCCAATTTTGTGATTGTGAATGCCTCGCTGAAATTGATCGACTTTGGCATTGCAAGCCGCATCCAGCCTGATGTGACAAGCATTATGAAAGATTCTCAG GTTGGGACCTTGAACTACATGCCCCCTGAAGCCATCAAAGACACTTCATCCCAGCCAGGGAAGGCAAGCTCTAAG ATTAGTACTAAAGGTGATGTGTGGTCCCTTGGTTGCATCATGTATTGCATGACCTATGGGAAGACTCCATTCCAGACCATCACCAACCAGATCACCAAGCTACACGCCATCATTGACCCGACCCATGAGATGGAGTTCCCTGACATTGCAGAGAAGGATCTGCTGGATGTGTTGAAG AGGTGCTTGGTACGAAACCCAAGAGAGCGGATTTCCATCGCGGAGCTGCTGGAGCATCCATACCTAAAGCTTCAGTCTCAGCAACAGTCACCTGTGCCAG CACCTCCTGACAATAATGATCTGAAGAGGATCCTCAACGAGCTCGCTGCCTTACAGTCTCCCAACAGCATTGCCAGGGCTGCTAAT AATTTGGCGAAAATGTGCAACAGTGGTCGGAAACTGGACGCTGCAGGGTGTGTAAAGTCATCCAGCCATCTCAACTGGAAGATGTAG